From Mustelus asterias chromosome 19, sMusAst1.hap1.1, whole genome shotgun sequence, one genomic window encodes:
- the lrrc4.2 gene encoding leucine-rich repeat-containing protein 4.2 — protein sequence MCHIMNLLWQVTVHHTWNAALVLLVYLTVRMWSVCEASNREQSCPVICSCSNHFSKVVCTRRGLKEVPQGIPSNTRYLNLMENNIQLIKADTFRHLYHMEVLQLGRNSIRQIEVGAFNGLTSLNTLELFENRLTVIPSGAFESFSKLRELWLRNNPIESIPSYAFNRVPSLLRLDLGELRKLEYILDGAFEGLINLKYLNLGMCNLRDMPNLTPLVRLEELEMSSNHFPAIKPGSFQGLKSLKKLWLMNSQVNLIERNAFDDLTALVELNLAHNNLTSLPHDLFAPLKYLVELHLHHNPWNCDCDILWLAWWLREYIPTNSTCCGRCHSPPHMRGKYLTEVDKGTLQCSRPVILEPPQNLNISEGRTAKLKCRTSSMSSIRWLLPNSTILSHGSTHPRISVFNNGTLYFLHVLITDAGTYKCMVTNVEGNADASAFLRVSMAEINTSNYTYFSTVTVETTPDTVRTKVPPFLSTPPTYKPAFISTPTVLLQSTRNPKPVVVIPTMATMDTTRTSLDEVMKTTKIIIGCFVAVTLLAAAMLIVFYKLRKRHQQRSTVAAARTIEIINVDEDITPSEGAVVVPSVHDHMNYNTYKPAHGAHWTENSLGNSLHTTIPEPFIIQTHTKEKVQETQI from the coding sequence ATGTGCCACATCATGAATCTCTTGTGGCAGGTAACTGTGCATCACACCTGGAATGCTGCCCTGGTTCTTCTTGTCTACCTCACGGTACGGATGTGGAGTGTGTGCGAAGCGTCAAACAGAGAACAGAGTTGTCCAGTTATCTGCTCCTGCAGTAATCACTTCAGCAAAGTCGTCTGCACTCGCCGTGGTCTCAAAGAGGTCCCTCAAGGGATCCCTTCTAATACCCGGTACCTCAACCTCATGGAGAACAACATCCAGCTTATCAAGGCAGACACCTTTCGACACCTGTACCACATGGAGGTTTTGCAGCTCGGCCGGAATTCCATCCGGCAAATAGAGGTTGGTGCATTTAATGGACTGACTAGCCTTAACACATTGGAGTTGTTTGAGAACAGACTGACTGTGATACCAAGTGGTGCATTCGAGTCCTTTTCAAAGCTACGTGAATTGTGGCTCAGGAACAACCCCAttgaaagtattccatcatacgCTTTTAATAGGGTGCCGTCACTGCTGCGTCTGGATCTGGGGGAACTTAGAAAACTAGAGTACATTTTGGATGGTGCTTTTGAGGGCTTAATTAACTTAAAATACCTTAACCTAGGGATGTGCAATCTGAGGGATATGCCAAACCTCACACCACTGGTGAGGTTGGAGGAATTGGAAATGTCTAGCAACCACTTCCCTGCAATTAAACCGGGATCATTTCAGGGGCTAAAATCACTAAAAAAGCTCTGGCTTATGAACTCACAAGTCAATCTAATCGAGCGAAATGCCTTTGATGACCTCACTGCATTGGTGGAACTAAACCTGGCCCACAATAACCTCACTTCGCTGCCACATGATCTGTTTGCACCACTGAAGTACCTTGTGGAGTTGCATCTGCACCACAATCCATGGAATTGCGACTGCGATATCCTCTGGCTCGCCTGGTGGCTGCGGGAGTACATCCCCACAAACTCTACTTGTTGTGGCCGCTGCCATTCCCCACCTCACATGAGGGGGAAATACTTGACCGAAGTAGACAAGGGCACTCTCCAATGCTCACGGCCAGTTATTCTGGAACCGCCACAGAACCTAAACATCTCTGAAGGGAGAACAGCCAAATTGAAATGTCGAACATCCTCCATGTCATCCATCAGGTGGCTGCTGCCCAACAGCACGATATTGAGTCATGGCTCAACACATCCCCGTATATCTGTATTTAACAATGGAACCCTATACTTCTTGCACGTTTTAATAACAGATGCTGGTACCTACAAATGTATGGTGACCAACGTGGAAGGGAATGCTGATGCATCAGCCTTCCTGCGAGTTAGCATGGCGGAGATCAACACGTCAAATTACACCTACTTTTCAACAGTTACCGTGGAAACGACACCCGACACCGTCAGGACTAAAGTACCGCCGTTTCTGTCAACACCACCCACTTACAAGCCAGCGTTCATCTCCACTCCCACAGTGCTATTACAGAGCACGAGGAATCCAAAACCAGTGGTGGTGATCCCCACGATGGCCACCATGGACACGACCCGCACCAGCCTGGACGAGGTCATGAAAACCACGAAAATCATTATTGGCTGTTTCGTGGCGGTGACACTGCTTGCGGCTGCCATGCTCATAGTGTTTTACAAACTCCGCAAACGGCACCAACAACGGAGCACGGTGGCGGCAGCCAGGACTATAGAGATCATTAACGTGGACGAGGACATCACGCCATCAGAAGGAGCAGTCGTAGTGCCCTCGGTCCATGACCACATGAACTATAACACGTACAAACCAGCACATGGGGCTCACTGGACAGAGAACAGCCTGGGTAACTCGCTCCACACTACAATACCTGAGCCCTTTATTATACAAACACATACCAAGGAGAAAGTTCAGGAGACTCAGATCTGA